GTGCTGGCGAATCTCATCGGCACGACCGGCGCGTCCATGCTGCTCATCCGCCCGTGGATGCGGATGAACGAGTATCGCATCACGGCGTTTCATATCGTCTTTTTCATCTTCATCGTCAGCAACGTGGGTGGTTGCCTCACGCCCATTGGCGACCCGCCGCTGTTCCTCGGCTACATCAAAGGCGTGCCGTTCTGGTGGGTGTTGCAGAAATGCTGGGTGGCCTGGGCCATCGCCGTCGCGGGTTTGATTGCGATTTTCTATGCCCTCGACCGCCGCAATTTTCTCCGTGCACCGCAAGAAGTTCGGGAAGTCGAAACCCGGCAGGAGATTTGGAGAATCGACGGCTGGCGCAATGTCGGTTTCCTGGCGGTGATTCTGGCGGCAGTGTTCATTAAGCAGCCCGTTGGGTTGAGTGAAGCCTTGATGGTCGCAGCGGCGGTCGGTTCGTGGTTCGCTACACCCAAGCGCATCCACGAAGCCAACGCGTTCAATTTTCATCCCATCCGCGAAGTGGCGTGGCTGTTCGTCGGGATTTTCGCCACGATGGTACCGGCGTTGGATTATTTGGAAATTCACGCGGGGCAACTGGGTCTCGATTCGGAGATGAAATTCTTCTGGCTCACCGGCCTGCTGTCGGGCGCGTTGGATAATGCGCCGACCTACCTTACGTTTCTCGCCGCAGCGATGGGACTGCACGACTTGAGCTTGAACAACCCGGAACACGTCCGCCAACTCGTCGCCGCGCACGACCATGAACTCATCGCCATTTCGCTGGGCGCGGTCTTCTTCGGCGCGCTGACCTACATCGGCAACGGCCCGAACTTCATGGTCAAATCCATTGCCGAACAGGCCAGGGTGAAGACGCCCAGCTTCTTCGCCTACCTGCTCAAATACGCGCTGCCGATTTTGATTCCGCTCATGGTCGTCATCTCGCTGTTGTTCTTTTCCAGGTGGCGGATGTTCTGATGAATCAAGTGTGAACCCTGTTGGCCGCCCTTGGTCAAACTCAAGCGGCCGGACACACAATTATCGTTAAGGTGGCTGAGGACGGTCGCGCCGCTATTCGTTATCCGCCCGCACCGCTTCGTTCAGTTCATCGAGGAACCTCGGTAGCGCAGATTCCACGCGATTCCAGTTGGGAATCAGCGGCCAGAACATCGGGTCTTCGACGTGCCGCCGTGCCGCTTCGCGAATGCTGACACCGAACGTAGCCACGGCGGTCTCCTCCTCGTGGCGCGGAAAAGTCAATCCATTCATCGCGGCATCCACGCCGTAAGCCCGTAACGTGTCCTCCGCCTGACGTATGTAGGCAAATTGCAGGGTCTCGAACAATCCCTGATCGAGTTTGATTCCTTCGCTGGCCATACGGCGAAAAATGGAGCGCATGATGTCCACGGCCATTCGGTTCAAACCCTTCTCGGGATCGCGCGCAGAGAGTTCCTGGTGTTTATGATCGTAGTTGTCGCAGAGTTCCGCCTGACAAATGGCGCGCGGAGCAGAATTACGGAAGACTTCCGCTAACATTCCCACTTCGAGTCCCCAATCGTAGGGAATTCGATTGCGGCGCACGAGGTCCACGTCCATCGAGACTTCGCCGGACAACGGATAACGGAACGTGTCCAGATAGACCAGAAACGGA
The Verrucomicrobiota bacterium DNA segment above includes these coding regions:
- a CDS encoding sodium:proton antiporter, coding for MMPPTMLAAATADPHPAMILPFALMLLCIALMPFINLHWWERHFPKVAVGLSAVTTVYYVFFLGNAARMLHVAHEYASFMALIGSLFIVAGGIHIEVKGEAKPWVNCLFLFIGAVLANLIGTTGASMLLIRPWMRMNEYRITAFHIVFFIFIVSNVGGCLTPIGDPPLFLGYIKGVPFWWVLQKCWVAWAIAVAGLIAIFYALDRRNFLRAPQEVREVETRQEIWRIDGWRNVGFLAVILAAVFIKQPVGLSEALMVAAAVGSWFATPKRIHEANAFNFHPIREVAWLFVGIFATMVPALDYLEIHAGQLGLDSEMKFFWLTGLLSGALDNAPTYLTFLAAAMGLHDLSLNNPEHVRQLVAAHDHELIAISLGAVFFGALTYIGNGPNFMVKSIAEQARVKTPSFFAYLLKYALPILIPLMVVISLLFFSRWRMF